The following are from one region of the Nymphaea colorata isolate Beijing-Zhang1983 chromosome 7, ASM883128v2, whole genome shotgun sequence genome:
- the LOC116257216 gene encoding UPF0481 protein At3g47200-like, with product MRRVNAAEEKKENKDSWMVEIGESFGFHDHSKYELELEKKSIYKWPNDFAIAPGMLMHQTPQLASNGLAIASCMLMHQTPQVASFGPYHNGKEHLQPMEYHKERALYRILKGRSDLLYAFIDSLKGVEQELRNSYDNLDPKLSFDSFLRMMLLDGCFMIELLRNGNSSEPDLVFSKPGASGISITGFRDTCILAFRGVRFCTGIGANVSRLVDESLHILDMYMKCLIMENAPNEQKHPSAVDFIKSAQSMLHVTGKKLMSKLLEIPIFFIRPKPGKHDLRVRSAMRFHEAGVEFKVTKPNGLRIHFSEGVLTLPPILIEDYTAAIYMNMMAFERMHPKLWRDRRVTSYMGFMDNLIDTAEDMSLLCSRGIMDNFLGSNEEAAEVFNNLAVGVSYCLDPEVHKPLHKYVASGWNAAKAVLGVFHVKIFSCICDCLVVGLLLLA from the exons ATGAGGCGCGTAAATGCagcagaggagaagaaggagaacaaGGACTCTTGGATGGTTGAGATAGGAGAAAGTTTTGGATTCCATGATCATTCTAAATATGAGTTGGAGCTGGAAAAGAAGTCCATCTACAAATGGCCGAACGACTTTGCCATTGCCCCAGGCATGTTGATGCACCAGACTCCTCAGCTGGCATCCAATGGTCTTGCCATTGCATCATGCATGTTGATGCACCAGACTCCTCAGGTTGCATCCTTTGGCCCCTATCACAACGGAAAGGAACACTTGCAGCCCATGGAGTATCACAAAGAAAGAGCTCTCTATAGGATATTGAAGGGGAGGAGCGATTTACTCTATGCATTCATTGACTCTTTGAAGGGCGTAGAGCAAGAACTCAGGAATAGCTATGACAATCTCGATCCAAAATTATCATTCGATTCTTTTTTAAGAATGATGTTGCTCGATGGATGCTTCATGATTGAGCTCTTACGAAATGGGAATAGTTCTGAGCCTGATCTTGTCTTTAGCAAGCCTGGCGCGA GTGGCATTAGCATAACAGGATTCAGAGACACCTGCATATTGGCATTCAGAGGAGTGAGGTTCTGCACTGGCATTGGTGCAAATGTTTCACG TTTAGTTGATGAATCTTTGCATATTCTAGACATGTACATGAAGTGCCTGATAATGGAAAACGCACCAAATGAACAAAAACACCCATCTGCAGTAGACTTTATTAAATCTGCTCAATCAATGTTGCATGTTACCGGCAAGAAACTGATGTCTAAGCTGCTAGAGATCCCTATCTTTTTCATTAGGCCAAAACCAGGAAAACATGATTTACGCGTGCGATCTGCAATGAGGTTTCATGAAGCAGGAGTTGAGTTCAAGGTAACTAAGCCTAACGGACTAAGAATTCACTTCTCTGAAGGGGTCCTTACTCTTCCACCCATTCTGATAGAAGACTACACGGCAGCAATCTACATGAATATGATGGCTTTCGAACGGATGCACCCAAAACTGTGGAGAGACCGAAGGGTGACATCATATATGGGCTTCATGGACAATCTAATAGACACTGCTGAAGACATGAGCCTTTTGTGCTCACGAGGGATCATGGACAACTTTCTTGGGAGCAACGAAGAAGCTGCCGAAGTCTTCAACAACTTGGCTGTTGGCGTTTCATACTGCCTAGACCCTGAAGTCCACAAACCCTTGCATAAATACGTTGCTTCCGGCTGGAATGCAGCGAAAGCagtgttgg gggttttccatgTAAAAATCTTCTCGTGCATTTGTGATTGCTTGGTTGTTggtttgttgcttcttgcatga